In Oryctolagus cuniculus chromosome 18, mOryCun1.1, whole genome shotgun sequence, the DNA window CTGGCAGCTTCCTCCCAGCGCTCCCAAATCATTCGCTCCAAGTTCCGATCCGGTGAGAGGCTCGCTTTatgcatggggtggggggagggaggttcCAGGCAATGCTCTATTCTGGGGGGAGAGTGGGACCCACAGGGCACAATTGTGTGCCAAAAGGTCACTTGTGCATAACAGAGGCCCCAGCAAGGAGTGAGTGTGCAAATGGCTAGTGGGGACTGGGTGGGGACCGGGTGGGCGTGCAGAGGTTCAGACGATGCAAAGGAGCGAGGGCTTAAACTGATGGTGTTGGCAAAACAGCTCCGAGCCGAGGAGACCTCGGAGTGCAGGTGGAGGGGCAGTGAGCTGTGGAGCCTAGCAGGTGCCAAGTGTGCCAGTGAGTGGAGCTGGGGGAGAGTCAATTCCTGGGCAGGCGAAGGAGCCCTGAGTGTGCAAATGAGTGCTTGCATATATGGTTGGGTGGGTGCAGACGCTGGAAACCGAGCGAGTGTGCAAAAAAGGCACATGTGCAGGCTAGAGCAGAGGGCCGAGTGTCGATGCTGGGTGGGTCCCAAGGCAGAGCGAGCCAAGGGTGACGAGTGTGGGAAAGGGTGCAACTGTGTAAAAGTAGCACGTGTGCAAACGCAGAGTCCAGGAGATGCGCGTGTGAAGGGTGAGTGTGCAGAAGGGGCTGACtgtgggaggggagcaggtgtgtgCCACGCCGGGCACACGGACACCGGGAGGTGAGGTTCGGAAGGGCCGGTCCGCCAAGATGGCGATcgtggcggggcggggtgggcacGGGCATGAGGGGGGCAggtggagctgggggcagggctgcctgcTGCGTGCACGCTCGCGGGCTGGCGCCTGGCCCCACCGCGGCTCCGTGCTGGCAGGGAGCTCTGGGGAggcccgcccacccgcccgcAGGGGTGTGCGCGAGGGGGCCGGGCACCAGTGTCCCGCCAACAACTCCAGGCCAGGCTCCCGGACACTCCCTTCccgccttcctcctcccccctcccgccACAGTCCTGCAGCTGCGGATCCGCCGACGGAATCAGGACCCGAGTGAgtgtgggccctgggagggaggggatggcGGCCGGGACACACAGAGAGCCCACTCCGCCCCTTCCCACTGGCCCAGCGGCCCAGCAGCCCCCGGGGGGCcctgcttcctgtctccctgcccccccccaagaTGCATGAGCCCAGATGCTGTTCCTTCTGAGAACACAGGAGCCCCAGACCCCACGAGCGCCTGGGACGTGGCTCTCAGCTTCTCCCCCTCTCCGGGAACCAGGGGTGCCTGGAACCTGTGCCCCCCCCCGGGCTGCCACACCCCTCGGCGACCAAGGGCACAGGGTCCCTGCCTTTCtcgggcccctcccctccctgcctggctggctgctccagcctccccatctctctctgacCCCAGCCTCCGGACCCGCCCTGCCCTCGGCCCCCGACCCTCTGCTCTTCAGCCCCGGGGTCCTGCTCCCTGAACCAGAATTTTGTCCTTGGAGGTCCCCCAAGAAGGTGAGTGCGGCCTGGGGCGAGGGCAAGGCCCCCTGAGAGTCTGGCCTTGGTCCTCCTTGCTGCTGTCCCTCCCTGGGGGCGCCCAGCTcaccccagctttggccctggctcggggggggggtgtcagcaTTGCACCTGCCCCTTCAGGCATCTCCCGGCGTCTCCGAAGGCTGCTCTGAGCCCCAGCCTAGGGGCAGCTTGACCTGCGACCAGCACATGCCCCCAGAGCCCAGACAAGGGGCCAGGGCGGACCCCCAGGCCCAGAGGCCGGCCCTGCGTCCCCCTGGACCACCTCTGTGGGAAGGCACAAGCTCACAGCCGCCACATCCTAGGTAGGACCCCACTTTCCGGTCTCTTGGGGACCCAGAAATTCAGCATCCTTCTGCCTCACACCGAGTCCAGGCCCCGGGAAGGCTGGCcggagccccctcctcccctaGGACGCCGGGGTCTCCCAGCCCCTCAGAGACCCCGAATTCTGGGCCCTCGCTTTCCTGCGTCTTCTCGTGGCCGGTCTGTGAGGACCACAGAGCGCCCGTCTCTCTCCGCCCCCTCATCGCCAGGATGAAGCCGGCTCCCCTCCCCCCGTCCCCACCGGGGGTCCCCAACCCCTCGCCCCCTCCACACAAGCTGGAACTTCAGACCCTCAAACTGGAGGAGCTGACGGTGAGTCTGGGTCCCGGAGCCCTCCCCGGAGATTCTGAGTCCTGCCCCGACCCCCGCCCGCGCCCCAGAGCCCGCCCAGCACCGCTCTCCCGCCCCCCACCCGCCCAGGTCTCAGAGCTCCGGCAGCAGCTGCGCCTGCGGGGCCTCCCGGTGTCCGGGACCAAGTCGATGCTCCTGGAGCGCATGCGCGGTGGCGCCCCGCCCCGCGAGCGGCAAAGACGCCGGCGCGAGGACAACCCCGCGGGTGCCCCCTGGCCACGCCTGAGACCCAAGGCGCTGGGAACCGCTCGGCGGCAGGGCCCGGTGAGGGCGGGGCTGTGCACGTGTGGGCCAATGAAGAGTAGATAAAGCGGGAGGAGGCGGGAAGTGAAGCGCTGAGTAGCCAATGGAGGTTGGGTGGGGCGTGGCTTCACGGCGAGAAGGCTCGTAGGCGGGGAGGGCGTGGTTCAGAGCAAGAGGGGGAGGATCTTAAGGGGAAGAGGCCAATGAGAGGGTGGAGGCGGGGACAAAGAGTATAGGCCGGGACAGGTCCTGGGGGTGGAGCCACAGGCTGAGTGGGCGGAGCTGGGCCCGATGGGCGTGGTTTACTGGAACTCGCCCTCTGCTCGGCTCCAGGTGAAGCCAGACCCGGCGTCTCACAGGTCGCCTCTCGCGCGTGCAGCGGACGCCCTGGtggcggccccggccccggctgcGGCTCCGGCCCTGACCCCTTCCTCAGCCCCGGCCTCGGCGGCGCTGACTctggaggaggagctgcaggaAGCCATCCGGAGGGCCCAGGTGAGGGCGTTGTAGGTGccggcggggcagggggctccggCCTGACGTTCTGGGCGGGAGTCCCAGGTTCACGCCGCGTCTGCCCGCCCGTAGTTGCTTCCGAACCCGGGCGTCGAGGACATCCTGGAGGATCGGGTGCAGCCTGACGGTGAGAAGGGGCCTGGCGGTCGGGGCTGGAGGCCCGGCCCCTGCCGCCCTCGGCTCACGCCCCGTTCCTTCCCCGCAGACCCGTTGCCCCCCATCCCCCTGGAGTTCCCCGGCTCTTTCGACGTGCTGTCCCCCTCCTCCGACTCCGAAGGCCTCTCCTCCGTCTTCTCGTCCTCGCTCCCGTCCCCCGCCAACTCCCCGTCCCCCTCGCCCAGGGGCCTCACGGACTCCTTGGACTGGCTGGAGGCCCTGAGTGGGGGTCCTCCGCTGGGCTccgggcccccagcccccagcatctTCGCTGCTGACGTGTCCGACTCCAGTGGCAGCCGGCTGTGGGACCTGCTGGAAGATCCGTGGTGATGGATCCCGGGGCTCCCAGGGACCCAGAGGCCACAGAGAGACCAGCTGAGGGGTGGGCTGAAAGATGAGAgaccgccccgccccgcctgcccccccccccgctcccacCGCCTCCCCCTGCGGCTGCATCACTGCGCACGCGCGGGGGGGGGTCATTTGCTGCTGCCCACGGCAAACACGCTTGCTGCTCCCTTTCGAGACGTCCTGGATGTTTTTGTCCCGGCTCCCAACCCTAGCCGGCTGTCTGTTGTCCGGCGAAGCTGGACTTCCAGGTAGACTTCCtggcacaatggctggggctcagccGGGAGCCGGGACTTCCATCCGGGTTGCCCACATGGGGGCCCCAGCTCTTGgtctgtcttctgcttttccaggcacgttatgtggagcagccgggactcgaaccactgcccatacggctgaacccgctgtgccaccaaCCAGCCCCTACTGTGGCCTCTGTGGTACAGGGGGAGCAGTGGTTTGCGTTTCAAGGGCTCTGGGACCCAGAGACTGTCCTAATAGTGCTTGGCCCTAGGGTGACGAGCCTTGGGGACAGTGGCCCAGGGTGCGAGCTGGGTCAGGGAGCTGGCGGGCAGAGGAAGGGGGTGCTCGCAGGAGAGGCCCTTACAGTCGTGGCATTGATAGCCCTGCGACGGGCAGTCCTGGGGTCAGCCCAGCAGGACAAAGAAACATTGTAACGGCATCAGGTCTGCAGAGGCCGGGGCGAATCGGAGGGGCCGTGGTGGGGCTGGTAGTGATGGCTCGGGACCTGGGGCCAGTGACTGCCTGGCTCGGGACCTGGGGCCAGTGACTGCCTGGCTCGGGACCTGGGGCCAGTGGCTGCCGAGGCTTGGTCTCGGTTCCCCCGACCTGTGCCTGtccagggaggaggggcctgtCCCACGGCTTGACCTGGCCTGGGGCGCATGCTGGTAGCCAGCAGTCACCACTGTCACTGCCGCTGGGCAAGTCCAGGGCCTCCGCGGCGGGCACGCGGGTGCACCTTGGAGAGCCGAGGGAGCGGGTGTTTAGCCTCGAAGATAAGGCGCCTGGCCTCGCCCCGCAGCGCCCGGGGTCCATTCCCAACACCGGCTCCTGACCCCAGACCCTGGGCGGCAGCCGTGATGCCTCACGGTAGGAGGGtgccctggagggagctcctgattgcgggcatttgaggagtgaaagggggcggggtggggggctctccctctctctggaaagTAACTAGCAGGGAAGGGAAGAGTGCTTGTGACCGGAGGCGGGCGTGGGCGGGCCTGGGCGACTTCCTAGCCAGCAGGTAGGATTTGTGAGGTCACTGGAGGGGCGGAGCTGCCCCACGTCACGGAGGCGGGTGGACGGGCTCCTGGCCGTGTCACGGAGGCGGGTGCACGGGGTCCTGGTCATGTCACGGAGGCAGGTGGACGGAGGCGGGTGGACGGGGTCCTGGCTGTGTCACGGAGGTGGGTGGACGGAGGCGGGTGGACGGGGTCCTGGCCATGTCACGGAGGCGGGTGCACGGGGTCCTGGTCATGTCACGGAGGCAGGTGGACGGGGTCCTGGTCATGTCACGGAGGCAGGTGGACGGGGTCCTGGTCATGTCATGGAGGCAGGTGGACGGGGTCCTGGTCATGTCATGGAGGCAGGTGGACGGGGTCCTGGTCATGTCACGGAGGCGGGTGGACGGGGTCCTGGTCATGTCACGGAGGCGGGTGGACGGGGTCCTGGTCATGTCACGGAGGCAGGTGGACGGAGGCGGGTGGACGGGGTCATGGTCGTGTCACGGAGGCAGGTGGACGGGGTCCTGGTCATGTCACGGAGGCGGGTGGATGGAGGTGGGATGGACGGGGTCCTGGTCGTGTCACGGAGGTGGGTGGACGGGGTCATGGTCGTGTCACGGAGGCGGGTGGACGGGGTCCTGGCCGTGTCACGGAGGCGGGTGGACGGAGGTGGGGTGGACGGGGTCCTGGCCGTGTCACGGAGGCGGGTGGACGGGGTCCTGGTCATGTCACGGAGGCAGGTGGACGGAGGTGGGATGGACGGGGTCCTGGTCGTGTCACGGAGGCGGGTGGACGGGGTCCTGGCCGTGTCACGGAGGCGGGTGGACGGAGGTGGGGTGGACGGGGTCCTGGCCGTGTCACGGAGGCGGGTGGATGGGGCCCTGGTCATGTCATGGAGGCGGGTGGACGGGGTCCTCCCCCTGTGTCCTCAGCCCTGGGGCCCTGAGACgtgcagggagggaggaactGAAGCAGAGGGGATTCGATGGCAgtccttggggggtggggggtgaggccAGTTCTCCCAGAAAGAACCGGAAGCCCAGGAGGTCGGAGGgagcatttttgtgtgtgtgggacTCCAAGGATGGGGACtgcggcagagctggggctggggagggcgggtGGGGGTCCCACGGGGTCCTTTATGTCAGGCTGCAAACTGAGAGGCCCTTCCTGCTGGCCTGCTGCAGTTTCTGACAGCGTCCGTCTCCACGgcaacctcccccccccccccccgcagcctgGCTGCTCCGGCCACGGCCACTCCTTGTCCCACGTCAGCTGAGAAGGTCTCCCCTGtggcctctctctccccctccctctctgtctctcccccttcctctctccccctctctccccctccctctctccccctccctccctctctctccccctccctccctctctctccccctccctctctgtctctcccccttcctctctccccctccctctctccccctccctccctctctctccccctccctcactctctctccacctccctccctctctctcccctccctctctctcctctttccccctccctccctctctctccacctccctccctctctctccacctccctctctctccacctccctccctctctctccccctccctctctctccacctccctctctctcctctttccccctccctccctctctccccctccctccctctctctccccctccctccctctctctccccctccctttctctctcccccctccttctctccccctccctccctctctccccctccctctctctcctctctccccctccctctctcccctctctctccccctccctctctctcctctctctcccctccctcgctccctctccctccctctctctcctctctcccccctccctccctctctcccctctctctcccccctccatctctctcccccccccaccttgctctctcctcctcatctctccactgcctcctgccctttctccccacccctttcagtccctgccctcccctgtcTCCGGGCCCAGCTCTCCTgtgtccagcagggggcagccttGGGCTGAGAGTGGCCCGGGCGCGGGGCAGCCAGAGGAATTCTCCAGAAGGTGGAGGCTGGGAGCAGGCTTGGGTGGACTGGGGTTGGAACCCAAGTCTGTGGGCAGGGCTTGGAGCCGCACTGCCTACCGCCTGTGGCCCGACCTTTCTCAGACCCTCAGGCACTCCTGGCCCTGGGCACAGCCGAGGGCCGGGTCCCCCAGGGTCGGTCCCCTGGGAGCCCCAAGCAGCCCCTTTCTGCCCTCCCCAAAGACTAGGGATGAATTTGCTGTTTAACCAACATGGCCAGCTCGCTTTGTAACCGTGTTCCCGGAAGGCCAGGGCTCTTCCCCTGAAGTGcgccctcctgccccctccagtGTATACAGTAGGGGTCCCCTGCCTTCTCTCCTGGACATCTGCTCCCTCGCTCCCAGTTGCTGACCTGTGTCCTGCATGCCCGCCCCACttttcctccctgctccctccatggtggcctcccccagcccccccacccccccccccgccaccccccaTCCTCTCCGCCCATCATCCCAGACACGCCCCTCTGGTGCGTCTTGAATTCTGCGATGTAAATGAGTCACGTTTAATCTCCAAGGCAGGTTTCCCACAGGTCAGCTTCTTTCCCACGGGGATAGAGaaccgcacacacacacgcacacacacatgcatacacacgtgcacacacctgctacacacatgcacacacacacactacacacaggcatacacacacagacacaggcacagtGCTCATCTCCAGTTCCGCTGCACGGGAAGCACAGTGGGGACAGAGGAGCACActgagtgacacagagagcaCCCAATCAGCCAAACTGACCAGGCGGCGGCTTGCGCATGATAAACGCTTTTACAGACGTTAGCGAACAGTAGGCACGCTCTGCCCAttccacagatgagaaaaccgagcCAGCGATTCAACGCAGAGGGagacgggggcggggggaagctGCAGGCTGTTTTCTGACCGATTCGGCCTGACGGGACAGCCCATGCGTGCGGGGGAGGCACAGGTGCATGGCCCAGCAGTGAAGACCCCTGCGTTGCCCAGCCCAGAgcctctgcccccagggaggcaggagggacgGCTCCGGTGTTTGGGACACCcggactgagtccctggctcctggcttcggcctggcccagtccccggcggtgtggacatttgggattgaaccagtggatgggcgttctccctcgctctgcctctcagataatggtttttgtttttaaaggagagGGGAGTTAAGGGGCACGGACATCTGTGCAGCgggcggggcagggccggggcttgTCCCAGCGAAGCTGAAAATGGTTTTGCTTCCTTAACGGTGCCTGGAATAACGAGGGCCCTAACAGTCAGCTCTGTCGATCCTCTCTGGTCTGAATTTGCTTGTATCTGCACAGACATCCCTGCAGTCCTGGGGCGCCCGTCTCTAGAGAGCCGGGTGGTGAGAGGAGTCTAGGTGCgcacgtccttgggcccccatcACCAACCTCCCTGGAGTCTGGCTTTGCCCAAGACCAGGAGCGGCCCGGATGCTCCCGCTCCGCGTTCTGAAGGGGCTGCTTCCCTGGCagtgcctcccccctccccctctccctccccacccccttcctccctctccccccccccccccccccgcacctgcCTCTGCGGCCCTGGCTTTGTTGGAAAGGGAGGCACCCAGGGTAATTAAGGGAAAAAGCCAGAAGTAGCTGATGTCACTTCTGCCCGATTCTAACGCtcaattagaatttaaaaaaaaaaaattattgtgtttctttaacttttttttttttgtctgttttttgtgttttttttttttgacaggcagagtggacagtgagagagagagacagagagaaaggtcttcctttgccgttggttcaccctccaatggccgccgcagctggcgcgctgcggccggcgcaccgcgctgatccgatggcaggagccaggagccaggtgcttttcctggtctcccatggggtgcagggcccaagcacctgggccatcctccactgcactccctggccacagcagagggctggcctggaagaggggcaaccgggacagaatccggcgccccgaccgggactagaacccggtgtgccggcgccgctaggcggaggattagcctagtgagccgtggcgccggcttctttaacttttaaagtgtggtgggtggggtggggctcctGTTCCCACcgactgcttcactccccaaacgcctgcaacagccaggagccgggagcttcatccgggcctcccgcggagctgcaggggcccaagcgtcaGCGGGAAGCGGGAATCAGGAGCCTAGCTGGGACTGCAACCTAGACTCTAATTGCTGTGCCCAATGCTTGCCCCTAAAAAAAccgtt includes these proteins:
- the MAMSTR gene encoding MEF2-activating motif and SAP domain-containing transcriptional regulator; its protein translation is MTLAASSQRSQIIRSKFRSVLQLRIRRRNQDPTSGPALPSAPDPLLFSPGVLLPEPEFCPWRSPKKASPGVSEGCSEPQPRGSLTCDQHMPPEPRQGARADPQAQRPALRPPGPPLWEGTSSQPPHPRMKPAPLPPSPPGVPNPSPPPHKLELQTLKLEELTVSELRQQLRLRGLPVSGTKSMLLERMRGGAPPRERQRRRREDNPAGAPWPRLRPKALGTARRQGPVKPDPASHRSPLARAADALVAAPAPAAAPALTPSSAPASAALTLEEELQEAIRRAQLLPNPGVEDILEDRVQPDDPLPPIPLEFPGSFDVLSPSSDSEGLSSVFSSSLPSPANSPSPSPRGLTDSLDWLEALSGGPPLGSGPPAPSIFAADVSDSSGSRLWDLLEDPW